One segment of Panicum virgatum strain AP13 chromosome 3K, P.virgatum_v5, whole genome shotgun sequence DNA contains the following:
- the LOC120697752 gene encoding serine/threonine-protein kinase STY13-like — protein MKEGGGGGGGGGGGGDGGFVRADQIDLKSLDEQLERHLSRAWTMEKRKEEASAGANQRGGGGRQHSLRPRREDWEIDPAKLVVKGVIARGTFGTVHRGIYDGHDVAVKLLDWGEDGHRSEQDIAALRAAFSQEVSVWHKLDHPNVTKFIGAIMGARDLNIQTENGHIGMPTNICCVVVEYLAGGALKSFLIKNRRRKLAFKVVVQIALDLARGLSYLHSKKIVHRDVKTENMLLDKTTVKIADFGVARLEASNPSDMTGETGTLGYMAPEVLNGNPYNRKCDVYSFGICLWEIYCCDMPYPDLSFSEVTSAVVRQNLRPEIPRCCPSSLANVMKRCWDANPDKRPEMAEVVSMLEAIDTSKGGGMIPVDQRPGCLACFRQYRGP, from the exons AtgaaggagggcggcggcggcggcgggggaggaggaggaggaggtgacgggGGGTTCGTCCGGGCGGACCAGATCGACCTCAAGAGCCTGGACGAGCAGCTGGAGCGCCACCTCAGCCGCGCCTGGACCATGGAGAAGCGCAAGGAGGAGGCCTCCGCCGGCGCCaaccagcgcggcggcggcgggaggcagcACTCGCTCCGCCCCCGGAGGGAGGACTGGGAGATCGACCCCGCCAAGCTCGTCGTCAAGGGCGTCATCGCCCGCGGCACCTTCGGCACCGTCCACCGCGGCATCTACGACGGCCACGACGTCGCAG TGAAATTGCTTGATTGGGGCGAGGATGGTCATAGGTCAGAACAAGATATTGCAGCACTAAGAGCCGCATTTTCACAGGAGGTCTCTGTTTGGCATAAGCTTGACCATCCAAATGTGACTAAG TTTATTGGAGCTATAATGGGCGCAAGGGATCTGAATATTCAGACAGAAAATGGACACATCGGCATGCCAACTAATATATGCTGCGTTGTTGTGGAGTACCTTGCTGGAGGTGCACTAAAATCATTTCTTATAAAGAACCGAAGAAGAAAGTTAGCTTTTAAGGTGGTTGTCCAAATTGCTCTTGACCTTGCCAGGGG gctaagttatcttcaCTCAAAGAAGATTGTGCACCGTGATGTGAAGACTGAAAATATGCTTCTTGACAAAACAACTGTAAAAATTGCTGATTTTGGTGTTGCTCGTCTTGAAGCTTCTAATCCCAGTGATATGACCGGCGAAACTGGAACACTTGGTTACATGGCACCTGAG GTTCTTAATGGCAATCCTTATAACAGGAAATGTGATGTCTATAGCTTTGGAATATGTTTATGGGAGATATACTGCTGTGATATGCCATATCCAGATTTGAGCTTCTCAGAGGTCACGTCTGCTGTTGTTCGACAG AACTTGAGGCCCGAGATACCGCGCTGCTGTCCAAGTTCTTTAGCAAACGTGATGAAGCGTTGCTGGGACGCAAACCCCGACAAGCGACCTGAGATGGCTGAAGTTGTGTCTATGTTGGAGGCGATCGACACATCAAAGGGTGGAGGCATGATTCCCGTCGATCAGCGACCAGGATGCCTTGCGTGCTTCCGTCAGTACAGAGGTCCGTGA
- the LOC120697753 gene encoding probable calcium-binding protein CML14: MTRSAPSAAAAASVPAPTKKQQHAALRGSQLKQLREIFRRFDMDGDGSLTQLELAALLRSLGLRPTGEEVRALLAGMDADGNGAVEFDELADAIAPLLTTQTHLVDQAQLLEVFRAFDRDGNGFISAAELARSMARLGQPLTFEELTRMMRDADADGDGVISFQEFAAVMAKSALDFLGVA, encoded by the coding sequence ATGACGAGGTCAGcaccatcggcggcggcggcggcctccgtcccGGCGCCGacgaagaagcagcagcacgCGGCGCTGCGGGGCAGCCAGCTGAAGCAGCTCCGCGAGATCTTCCGGCGGTTCGACATGGACGGCGACGGCAGCCTGACGCAGCTGGAgctggcggcgctgctgcggtCGCTGGGCCTGCGCCCCACGGGGGAGGAGGTGCGCGCGCTGCTGGCGGGGATGGACGCCGACGGCAACGGCGCCGTGGAGTTCGATGAGCTGGCGGACGCAATcgcgccgctgctcaccacgCAGACGCACCTCGTCGACCAGGCCCAGCTGCTGGAGGTGTTCCGCGCCTTCGACCGCGACGGCAACGGCTTCATCTCCGCCGCCGAGCTGGCGCGCTCCATGGCGCGCCTCGGCCAGCCGCTCACCTTCGAGGAGCTCACGCGGATGAtgcgcgacgccgacgccgacggcgacggggTCATCAGCTTCCAGGAGTTCGCCGCCGTCATGGCCAAGTCCGCGCTTGACTTCCTCGGCGTCGCCTGA
- the LOC120697754 gene encoding probable isoprenylcysteine alpha-carbonyl methylesterase ICME isoform X2: MQPGDQTSGGDAAAEAEAFVPLGGLHGLRRRTGPVSLDSSPRSGRAGDGRRSTFREDVGHAAAETYLVTGLAFTLLGYLGVGYRWISQLIALLLYAVLLMPGFIKVGYYYFFSSQVCRSVVYGEQPRNRLDLYIPRDHSKSCPVVAFVTGGAWIIGYKAWGALLGRRLAERGIIVACIDYRNFPQGTISDMVTDASEGISFVCNNAASFGGDPNKIYLMGQSAGAHIAACALLDQAIKESKGEHTSWNMAQVKAYFGLSGGYNIQNLVDHFHERGLYRSIFLSIMEGEESLPHFSPEIVTKKSSAEAIALLPEIVLMHGTADYSIPSSASETFADVLKQAGGKVKLQLYEGKTHTDVFLQVCTQKGVSPRHLLVDTI, encoded by the exons ATGCAACCCGGGGACCAGAcctccggcggcgacgcggccgccGAGGCGGAGGCTTTCGTCCCGCTCGGCGGCCTCCACGGCCTGCGCCGGCGCACCGGGCCGGTCTCGCTCGACTCCAGTCCCCGCAGCGGCCGTGCGGGCGACGGGAGGCGGTCCACCTTCCGGGAGGACgtcggccacgccgccgccgagacgTACCTCGTCACGGGCCTCGCCTTCACCCTGCTCGGATACCTCGG GGTAGGCTATCGGTGGATATCGCAGCTTATTGCGCTCCTTCTCTATGCAGTTCTACTCATGCCTGGTTTCATAAAAG TTGGGTACTATTATTTCTTTTCAAGTCAGGTTTGTAGAAGTGTAGTCTATGGAGAACAACCAAGAAACAG GTTGGATCTGTACATACCCAGAGATCACAGCAAATCTTGTCCAGTTGTGGCATTTGTAACTGGTGGAGCTTGGATCATTGG TTACAAGGCATGGGGTGCTCTCCTTGGAAGGCGGTTGGCAGAGCGAGGAATTATAGTAGCTTGTATTGATTACAG AAATTTCCCTCAAGGAACAATAAGTGACATGGTCACTGATGCTTCTGAGGGGATATCATTTGTTTGTAATAATGCTGCTAGCTTTGGAGGGGATCCTAATAA AATATACTTGATGGGTCAATCAGCAGGAGCACATATTGCGGCTTGCGCTCTCTTAGACCAAGCAATCAAAGAATCTAAGGGAGAGCATACTTCTTGGAatatggctcaagtaaaagcatATTTTGGTTTATCTGGAGG ATACAACATCCAAAATTTGGTCGATCACTTCCATGAACGTGGGCTTTATCGTTCAATATTTCTCAG CATAATGGAGGGAGAGGAATCGTTGCCACATTTCTCTCCTGAAATTGTCACCAAGAAATCAAGTGCTGAAGCGATAGCTCTACTACCCGAAATTGTACTAATGCATGGTACAGCAGATTACTCCATACCATCATCTGCCAG TGAAACTTTTGCGGATGTCCTTAAACAAGCTGGTGGGAAAGTAAAGCTACAGTTGTATGAAGGGAAAACACATACAGATGTATTTTTACAG GTCTGCACGCAGAAAGGGGTTTCTCCAAGACATTTGCTCGTTGATACTATTTAG
- the LOC120697754 gene encoding probable isoprenylcysteine alpha-carbonyl methylesterase ICME isoform X1 → MQPGDQTSGGDAAAEAEAFVPLGGLHGLRRRTGPVSLDSSPRSGRAGDGRRSTFREDVGHAAAETYLVTGLAFTLLGYLGVGYRWISQLIALLLYAVLLMPGFIKVGYYYFFSSQVCRSVVYGEQPRNRLDLYIPRDHSKSCPVVAFVTGGAWIIGYKAWGALLGRRLAERGIIVACIDYRNFPQGTISDMVTDASEGISFVCNNAASFGGDPNKIYLMGQSAGAHIAACALLDQAIKESKGEHTSWNMAQVKAYFGLSGGYNIQNLVDHFHERGLYRSIFLSIMEGEESLPHFSPEIVTKKSSAEAIALLPEIVLMHGTADYSIPSSASETFADVLKQAGGKVKLQLYEGKTHTDVFLQDPLRGGRDQLVEDVISVIHADDAHAREKDALAPTPERLVYEWQIKLARQISPF, encoded by the exons ATGCAACCCGGGGACCAGAcctccggcggcgacgcggccgccGAGGCGGAGGCTTTCGTCCCGCTCGGCGGCCTCCACGGCCTGCGCCGGCGCACCGGGCCGGTCTCGCTCGACTCCAGTCCCCGCAGCGGCCGTGCGGGCGACGGGAGGCGGTCCACCTTCCGGGAGGACgtcggccacgccgccgccgagacgTACCTCGTCACGGGCCTCGCCTTCACCCTGCTCGGATACCTCGG GGTAGGCTATCGGTGGATATCGCAGCTTATTGCGCTCCTTCTCTATGCAGTTCTACTCATGCCTGGTTTCATAAAAG TTGGGTACTATTATTTCTTTTCAAGTCAGGTTTGTAGAAGTGTAGTCTATGGAGAACAACCAAGAAACAG GTTGGATCTGTACATACCCAGAGATCACAGCAAATCTTGTCCAGTTGTGGCATTTGTAACTGGTGGAGCTTGGATCATTGG TTACAAGGCATGGGGTGCTCTCCTTGGAAGGCGGTTGGCAGAGCGAGGAATTATAGTAGCTTGTATTGATTACAG AAATTTCCCTCAAGGAACAATAAGTGACATGGTCACTGATGCTTCTGAGGGGATATCATTTGTTTGTAATAATGCTGCTAGCTTTGGAGGGGATCCTAATAA AATATACTTGATGGGTCAATCAGCAGGAGCACATATTGCGGCTTGCGCTCTCTTAGACCAAGCAATCAAAGAATCTAAGGGAGAGCATACTTCTTGGAatatggctcaagtaaaagcatATTTTGGTTTATCTGGAGG ATACAACATCCAAAATTTGGTCGATCACTTCCATGAACGTGGGCTTTATCGTTCAATATTTCTCAG CATAATGGAGGGAGAGGAATCGTTGCCACATTTCTCTCCTGAAATTGTCACCAAGAAATCAAGTGCTGAAGCGATAGCTCTACTACCCGAAATTGTACTAATGCATGGTACAGCAGATTACTCCATACCATCATCTGCCAG TGAAACTTTTGCGGATGTCCTTAAACAAGCTGGTGGGAAAGTAAAGCTACAGTTGTATGAAGGGAAAACACATACAGATGTATTTTTACAG GATCCACTTAGAGGTGGCAGAGACCAACTGGTTGAAGATGTTATTTCTGTTATCCATGCTGATGATGCACATGCGCGTGAGAAGGATGCTTTGGCACCTACCCCTGAGCGTCTGGTTTATGAGTGGCAAATAAAGTTGGCACGCCAAATTAGCCCCTTCTAA